GAtatggacattagaagtcactgaggggttctttgaccatataaaggcacaaggttgcaagCTGActaatacagggaactcggagcattcgtcatgtattataagggataatgtaccccctacattaaataataagcagatttgaagtcattgaggggttctgtgacaatataaatgcacaagactgcaggttgagttacactggggactggtacagaagtattataggggataataaactcccattgtaaattataaggctatagacatcacatataaatgcacacggctacaggctgagttatacagggaactctgagtattgtgtattataagggatattgtacccccactgtagatgataaggatatttgtagtagggccccttgccacaattgtttttagctctttatgccccaggtcaccaatgtttttaatttttagggcccctttgtcaccattgtttttaactcttggggccccttgccgccaatgttttgaactcttagggccccttgccaccaatgtttttaactcttggggccccattgccaccaatgtttttacctcttagggccccaggcgacCAATGTCTTCAACTCTTATGGTCCCAAGCTATCAAAgtttttacctcttagggccccttgcaaccaatgttttaactcttatgaccccgggtcaccaatgttttaactcttatgaccccgggtcaccaatgttttaactcttagggcgctaggccaccaatgttttcagcTCTTAGGGCcacatgccaccaatgtttttaactcttagggccccgggccaccaatattttaactcttatgaccccgggtcaccaatgtttttaactcttagggcgctaggccaccaatgttttcagcTCTTAGGGCcacatgccaccaatgtttttaactcttagggccccgggccaccaatgtttttaactcttaaggccctaggccaccaatgtttttttaagatttaaatgaGGGGAAGGTATTTTCATGAGAATTGTCAcctgacagtagcacagattttCCATAGGCAATACATTTCCTCGTTTACCATTGCCTTTATTCGGACCGGCGAGTGTTTGACCAAAGTATTTAACCTACTGCCTCATATTTACCGAAATCAGAAATGCAGGGAAGTTctactaataaatttgatttaggttgagttaggtaactgtttaaagagtctaccttgactaAAAGTTACTGTTCCAGGTTCATGTGCAGGATTGGCCCAACTTGCccctaccttccttattacccctcaaaGGGCTTCCTCGCCTAGCAAACAAtggagtgtgtcattgtgggggcagGAAGAAATATAATATTCCTCCATCACTTTAGCAGGAATCCCCCACCCCAAAAGGATGTCTCATAACCTGGAGAgagtggtaaccaaaaaacaaatccagcacaggcattccccaatatcaagcaccttcatatactaaatgtctggtatagtataaataggctggtgggaagtggatggaattccaatattaagagggcaatggacttgaatggaaatgcttacattgtggcctatggagtaaaccAATTTTGTAGTTCCTTGCAATCATTTGAGATCAATATGTGTCCTTATGTCTTTCATCCCCATCAATGTACATATTAAGCAAataaccctgcagagatattaacccattcccttcttcaaaTAAACCTCTGTATCAGCACCACAACCCAGTTTTACCCTTACGCTGCCATTTTGAGCAGCTCCCAGCAGTATTAATTGCCCTGTCACCCAACCGgtagaatgaggcacaggagcccctttcctcaatattcaccatagggattaaagaaaaacagagacttttttatggggaaacctgtcggagagcacaggatttattaaaattaacagctaatttatatttgggcatccctaacgaccaatgatccagaggaaggcgaaaaaccctagagtactaTGGGAACCAATCTGCACtgtaggtaaaaattccttcctgactcctagaaacggcagtcggttttacaccctggatcatttaggatttaggccatggtgttgggtcggcggcagcagcagcagcagcaggcggcgagtctttgggtggaatgctgaaaagaaaagatatagaaagtgttgacataagaataaagacatacttgtttccttatgatattaaaggctataggtcttgctttaagaacgcactattcgttgggcctgtggggactgtttgggtctctctacacatggaatgccttggcttattatgaatctcagtctgagcctgcGCCATTTAATCTTTTATACGCTTTGATCACCTGGCGCCAGTCCATTACCCAGTAGCAACCCATTTCCATaggtggatatctaagccagatgtccagcagccctataagcgttacctacctcccctgttattggcctactatagaatcgacactttatctgcagacttatcTCTGTCAGCACCCTCTTAcaacctaaaggcagccaaacattggtctatggggTGCCCTCAAAGTAATCAGCCTACGGCATCAACAGACAgtgtatgatttccttttattgttctgattgaaaatgctcagaacagcaggaagtaaagtggagctgcattggacaacatgaggcatctctagataatgggtaattgtcagtaaattgatacattacccaaactctccggagcctcttcatgatggccttcctgaaCTGTTTTCGGAGGGTCGGCCTCTCCTCCACCAGAGGATCTTTGATGATCTCTTCTTCACCATCAGCtccctcctctttctcctccactgcaggagaTTGCTCCTCCGTCGTCTTCTCCTCCATTCCAGGGacttgatgttcttctgcagaacctcctacttctgctccctcttctttctcctcctcttcagggaCTTGCTGTTCTTCAGCGGGAGGAGCTGTTTCTTCATTTGTTGGAGCTTCATCATTATCTTCAGCTCCTTTCTCTTTCTCCTGAGAGGCAAgagcttcctcttctgctgctccaggagcttcttcttccttttcttcctctgcaggagcttgctcctccatcatcttCTCCACTGCAGGGTCTTCAGCGGGAGCTCCTTCCTCTTCCTTGTCTTCTGTATGAAGGGCTTCCTCATCTGCTGCTGCGGGGGCtccatcctcctcttcttcagctgcAGGACTGTGTGCTTTTTTGCTACTAGGtttaaagggaagaaaatgaaaaaaatgggtcattattgtaatttgtttccaaagtattgcaactacaattctgatcactggatgattaaaatagccagatagccttg
This sequence is a window from Xenopus laevis strain J_2021 chromosome 7S, Xenopus_laevis_v10.1, whole genome shotgun sequence. Protein-coding genes within it:
- the LOC121396025 gene encoding neuromodulin-like, yielding MRAKENIMHYWKMLNSLEVIKREYAALRKSAKLPPDHPTRVRNRRKQLEYLRLENTINQHLTQLHHEFLRELKLQKAASSKKAHSPAAEEEEDGAPAAADEEALHTEDKEEEGAPAEDPAVEKMMEEQAPAEEEKEEEAPGAAEEEALASQEKEKGAEDNDEAPTNEETAPPAEEQQVPEEEEKEEGAEVGGSAEEHQVPGMEEKTTEEQSPAVEEKEEGADGEEEIIKDPLVEERPTLRKQFRKAIMKRLRRVWHSTQRLAACCCYTLQIILPAAMKIIHTTALEIILPSALRIIHSIHMKIIRSITTKKIIPSNLKIILPEALKLILSVSSQSL